The Streptomyces venezuelae genomic interval GGCTGATCGGCTTCCACCACGCGGGCGGATCGGCGGCCGTCTACTACCCCTTCGTCCGCCATCTGCCCGCCGACTGGGACCTGCTCCTGCTCGACCTGCCCGGCCGCGGCCGGCGGGCGACCGCCCCCCAACTGGACGACATGGCGGAGGTGGTGGAGACCGTCGTCGCCGACGTCCTGCCGTGGGCGGACGCCGACGCGCCGTTCGCCCTCTTCGGCCACAGCATGGGGGCCGTGGTGGCCGTGGAGACCGCCAGGGCCCTGGAGGCCCTCGGCCGGTACCCGGTGTGGACCGGGGTGTCGGGGCGCGTCGCGCCCCGGCACCCCGGTGTCGGGGCCGTACCCCTGCACACCCTCGACGACGCCGCGCTGCTCGACGTGATGCTGGAGCTGGGCGGCATGCCCGAAGGGGTCACCGAGGCCCCCGACTTCCTCGACCGGTTCCTGCGGACCGTCCGCGCCGACCTGAAGGCCGTCGACAACTACCGCCCCGCACCGGGCCGTACGC includes:
- a CDS encoding thioesterase II family protein; the protein is MTVGRSPFLRPRPVDEPAVRLIGFHHAGGSAAVYYPFVRHLPADWDLLLLDLPGRGRRATAPQLDDMAEVVETVVADVLPWADADAPFALFGHSMGAVVAVETARALEALGRYPVWTGVSGRVAPRHPGVGAVPLHTLDDAALLDVMLELGGMPEGVTEAPDFLDRFLRTVRADLKAVDNYRPAPGRTPLSTPLTVFGGTQDAWAPASAMHMWRRETGARFSQKFFPGGHFYFLDSGFPALTDQVIGQIETFLDPADDAQVA